A region from the Paenibacillus humicola genome encodes:
- a CDS encoding AraC family ligand binding domain-containing protein has translation MSSNFIIKFPYHEFFLHYAYRRKSTGTDLYKGTFHAHQGLEIMVIHEGKGRFIVDQKSYEVTPGMLCVFQPYQLHHIQLEMTVETPFVRSIIQFEPLRFDAYFKKWPSLFAFYKGLLTSKLQSPCLYNLDEADQFHSVFQIWENRKQTNVEEFSLFLVAFFYQLKSVWERYQRQVEISAIRTPSQVERILAWLEARYTEPLSLNKMAIELHLSPYHISHRFKEWVGMTLSDYLNERRL, from the coding sequence GTGTCTTCTAATTTCATAATTAAATTCCCCTACCACGAATTTTTTCTTCATTATGCATATCGACGCAAAAGCACCGGGACAGACTTGTACAAAGGAACATTCCATGCGCATCAAGGATTGGAAATCATGGTCATCCATGAAGGAAAAGGCAGATTCATCGTCGATCAAAAAAGCTACGAAGTGACTCCAGGCATGCTTTGCGTATTTCAACCTTATCAATTGCATCATATTCAATTGGAGATGACGGTAGAGACCCCTTTCGTCCGCTCAATCATTCAATTTGAGCCGTTGCGGTTTGATGCTTACTTCAAGAAATGGCCAAGTTTGTTTGCATTCTATAAGGGACTTCTGACCAGCAAGCTCCAGTCTCCGTGCCTATATAACCTTGATGAAGCGGATCAATTCCATTCCGTGTTCCAAATCTGGGAAAATCGGAAACAGACGAATGTAGAAGAGTTTTCGTTGTTTCTCGTCGCTTTTTTTTATCAACTTAAGTCGGTGTGGGAACGCTATCAACGTCAGGTCGAAATAAGTGCCATCCGTACGCCCAGTCAAGTCGAACGCATTCTCGCATGGCTGGAAGCTCGATACACTGAACCGCTGAGTTTAAATAAAATGGCAATCGAATTACATCTCTCCCCCTACCACATCTCGCATCGGTTTAAGGAATGGGTCGGAATGACCTTAT